GAATTTAAATTGTATAGTCATTTGCTTCCCTGATAGTACAAATTTTTTTTGAGAGGCCAACAACCTAGTCTGGAAAGGTGTGAATGAAACACCATGTTTCTTTTGATCAGATGCTTTGTGCTtgtgattgcttagtacttgttaTATTGCTACTTATCATTTTTATTGATACTTGCAGTGAATGCAAGTGCAGGAGATACTGCTTCTCTAATATATTTGTGGAACCCTTGGACAATAATCACCTGTGTGGGTTCATGtacgtcaccaatcgagaatttaaTGGTTGTGGTAATGATATATGGAGCATGTTCCCGTAAGTGAAACTCTCTATGTTTCCCTCTCTGTTTACTAATGCCTAGTTAATATCTCTTACTTCCTCTGTCCCAATGGATATAGTGCCATCATTTTCCGTGCTTTAACTTTGACCAATAAAACATATGTTACtagttataaaaattatatcattagaatctTTATGCAATTACGCATTTGATGATATAACTTGTGCTTGTGTGGCATATAATCCATGCTTTGTTAGTCAAATTGATGGTCAAACTTAGACCTCGAAAAAGGGCGCCACCTAGattgggacagagggagtatattAAACTAGTTGTTTTATTTCATTTTGCTTTTCTTTCTTGCCCTTTTATTCAGCAAATCTTCAGTTGGTCAAATTTTCCTCGAAGATAGTATATTAATGTTCGAGCAACCTAGAATTGCCCAAGTCTGATGCTAGTTAAAACATCCTTACAATTTTTTAGGTCTCGCGCCACTCGCTGCCTTTGGTTATGTTATGGCAACACACCTTTCTCTTTATCCTGCAATCCTCATTTTACCGGTATGTGCCACAACCATTTTCTTTTTCAATCTTCATACTTGTGTCTCATTTATCTGCACTGCTGATCTAACTATATGTTTTTCAGGTTACTCTTTTACTGGGTTATGGCCCAGATACTCCTCCAGCCAAAGTTTTTCTTCAAAAAGGATCGAGTGCCAGTAAAGTTGACATTTCGGATATTGGAAAAAGTACTAGTCAAAGAGGTTTTGGACAAATCTCATGGAAACCAGTACTCCACTTCATGTTGTGGGTGTTTATCTGGTCATGTTATGTGCTGGTATTGAACAGCATTATTCTAAATAAAGCGGGTGGCCTTCAGGAGATGTTTGAAAAGTAAGTTGCTTGACCATTTTTTTGACCATCACATTCATGTGAGTGTGCATAGTAGTTTCTGCTAAAACTTTCTCTGTTCAAGATGGATTCTAAGGGAGAAAGGAaaatatcacttgattatgaatTCAATGTTGAATATTTGCATACTCCGATCAGCATATTCTCGCATTCTCTCCGTTTCTCCCACATGCAGGCTTTGTTATTGAGCCTCATTTTGTCAAAGTTGTCTTGGTTAGGAATTGACTGGGTTTTATCTGCTACCATATGCCTAGTATTGACTCCTGCCATGTTTCTGCAGGACATATGGTTTTATCCTTACAGTGAAGGATTTATCACCAAATATTGGCGTGTTATGGTAAGTCTTGTTAAAACAAGTATAACAATAACCCAGGTATAATTTGACTAATCTCATCCGTTTGGGAATTAATGCAGGTATTTCTTTGCCGAAGTCTTcgacttcttcagaagcttcTTCCTTATAGTctttaatatgaacattatctttATGGTCTTGCCGTTGGCAATCCGTTTGAGGCATCGACCGTGCTTCCTCGCCTTTGTTTACACAGCAATTGTCGGGATGTTGAAGTCTTATCCCTCGGTGAGTACATTTTACATGACATTTCTGTTGAATTGTCAGGTACCATAGGTTAATGCTATAATTCCTTATTTCATGTTTTGCTCTCTGTTCTTATACCTAAATCCATTCATTTCTTCAAGGCTGGAGATTCAGCTCTATATCTAGGACTTCTGGGCTTATTTGCCAACGAATTAGCAGGTAGCTAAAATTCTGTATCAGTTACTTTGAATTGCTGTCTAATGTCGTAAGAAGTTAATGTTATATCTTTCCATCTTGCAGAGATGCAATTCaccttcttcttgtttttcggATATATCGGAGTCTCTCTCCTTAGCCCTGTCATGCACAACCTATGGATCTGGAgggtatctctctctctctcctttccTCCTTCCTTGCCTTGACACATGTAGCATACTATTACTAACATGACCATGTTTACAGGGTACTGGTAATGCAAATTTCTACTTTGCTACTGGCTTGGCTTATACCTGCCTTCAGGTAACTTATCCCTTGTGAGCATACATCCAACGTTCCAGTCctggaaattcatccaacatccaACAAACATCTCAGCTAAAATATTTGTGTTTTGTGGCTTTTTTTAGAATAATGATATACGCACAATTTCTTGTTCAAATATCAAACATTTTCTTTTTTACATCTCTATTTTGAATTATTGTTTGCTATTCTTTTGCAGACTGTGTTGGTCGTAGAGACTGTAAGTTCGATGATAAAGCATGACAGGAAACTAAGGCTACTGATAAGAACTTAACTGCATTCCTCAGAAGTTCAACAACACAGATGCTTTCCTTGCTGGTTCACTAAGATGCGAAGTTGCGGATGGTTCATTATTCTGGGATTTTGGGTAGATTAGTTGCAGGTCCTGATTAGTTGATAATGTTCCACATCATGTTGTACTATACCTCCCACATTTGTAAATTATATGGGCCACAGTTTTTTAACTAAGATTAGAGAGAATCTAGGTTTCTTCCTCAACTATAGCTCCCGTACTGAGTTCCTCAATGGATCCTGTGATTACTGCTTTATCTGATCGGACATGGTGGAATTAATCATTGGTATAATCTGTGCCATCAGTTCAGATTAAAACGAAAATTAACATAACATGAGCCGTCTTTCATCCTGGTAAACGGAGGTCATTGTCATTCACACATTGCAGTTTATTGCTCCCCGTATGTACTGCATACCTTTGTTCAGAACTTGGCACAGAACGTTTGATCTGCAAATTGTTTTCCTTCCATCTTACATAAGTTGAGGTGCTGATAACTGATCAAGTGTGCTACTTAGACGTGTACTTTGTTTTGAGTCAACAGTAGCTGCTGCATTCAAGTTTTTTCTAGTCAGTGTTGTACGTTCGAAAGTACTCAGGTGGTGTTTTTCTACATATACTTTGTGTGTTATTTGTATGTCTGGTTGGTTGCCAAATGATTGAAAGCATTTGGATCTGTAGTTCAAATGTCTGGTTGGTTGGTAAATGGTTGAAAGCATTTGGATCTGTGTTTTATGAGCTCTTTTTTCTGTTGTAGTCTGATCCTGTGACATCTGAATTTGTGTTTTTGAGCTCTCTTTCTCTTGTCATGTGTGGTAACTTAATGCTTATTCTAGGTTATCTGGGAAGTTACACGCAGTAATGTCAATATACCTCGAAAAAATACCGTTGATCTAAAAAGAAACCTATGAACTCAAATCTCTTGGAAATCTCACCGGGTGTGCAGAGTAGTTGTTGTCGTGCAGGTCACATCCAATCCATCCCCTTTCTCCGTGGGCACGTGCAGCTAGCATCCACCCATCCAATCCATGATTGATTCTCTTCGTCTCGTCGCTCTCTGGCGACACATGTTCCCAGTTAACTCCATGCGCCATGGATGCCTACGTTCAACCCCCTCGTCACGTCTACCTCTCTATTCGAAGTTCGAAGTTCTAGATCGTCTCGTGTACTGTCGACGTGTGTCCGATTCATCTTCCTCTGGTGCATGGATCGGTCCGTACACGTGCACAAGGCCCTGCTTCTGGTAGCTAGCTTTTTTTGTCTGCCGGTATTTTCAGAATCTCGCCTTATTCCGCATATCACCGAGAAAACTTTTTGTCTAACGAAGTTTGTTGACAATTGTATAATTTACTTAATTTTTTTATAAAATATAAATTTGGATAAATTGATAAATTTGTTGGATAAATCTTGAACGGTATTATAACCGGTATGTTTCAAAACATGTATTTCTTCACACCGTGAAAAAAAACCCATTAAAAACCTAGACGAAACAtccattgttttttttttgaaataaaagTTCTACCCTCAGCTTCTGCATTAAAAGGATGCACACAACTTTATCTTATTAAAATTATTCATTGGAGCCTTACAAGAAAAATGCAAAGATCAAACTAAAGCCACCTCACTAACAAGTAACAACAGATGTCGTAACACCTACAAGCTTGACAAAGGGGGTGATCGTGTCGGGGCCTCATGCCCGGACCTCACCAACGCACATCATAAGAAAACCGGAGGCCTCACCAAAACACTCCACAGCGAGTCGGTAATTTAAATCGGTCCAACAAACACTGAACGCACACCACTGCACACGCTCGAGAAGTCGTTGCCACCATCTTTCGCTGACCCATCTTCAGGAAGGATCAACGCATTGATCTTGATAGGCCTACCATCGACCCCAGATGACATCGCCACCCTACACGATTTGACAAACCTCTTCCATCCCGCCGCGTCACACTGCTGAGACCCGGGAACATCGACGAGGTAGATGAAAACTGCTCCGTCTCAGAGCCCCTCCCGCCGGCATcagctccaaaaacgacgccccgTGGGGGGGGAACGATGCCTCACGCCGTCATCATCCATTGTTTAACATTGGGCATGGAACAACTCTAAGAGCTTGGCGCCATTTCCATAGGCGCCGAACTTGCTTCGGCTCCTTGCAACTCGGCGTCTATCCTGTTTCGGCGCAGTGGCATTGATgtgcacaacttctccgccgttttCAGTGACGCCGAATTTAGGAGTCAGATTCCCTCAAATAGTTTTGTCGAACTTAGGATTCATATTTCAAAATAGTTTGATCAAATTTGATAAGAGAACCTCGTGTGGCCCTATATATGTCAGCATACTATATTCGCCTCACACTGCTTCAGGTGCATGCACGCACGCCGCGGGGACACACGAACACCGACCCAACCGGACGCCGATCGATCGATGGATG
This region of Lolium perenne isolate Kyuss_39 chromosome 2, Kyuss_2.0, whole genome shotgun sequence genomic DNA includes:
- the LOC127332721 gene encoding uncharacterized protein; amino-acid sequence: MAIRHYWPMAAAAVGFRLVLVLFGGDLHLSSRPEVSTPLTSLRRLAEGYWLKQASMSPYSGSMYHGSPLLLSVLGPLTSKRSDGHHAHIYCSLVFVAVDFIAAMLIRLTGRTLQIARGKSLKSLDLAKSVNDPVNASAGDTASLIYLWNPWTIITCVGSCTSPIENLMVVVMIYGACSRLAPLAAFGYVMATHLSLYPAILILPVTLLLGYGPDTPPAKVFLQKGSSASKVDISDIGKSTSQRGFGQISWKPVLHFMLWVFIWSCYVLVLNSIILNKAGGLQEMFEKTYGFILTVKDLSPNIGVLWYFFAEVFDFFRSFFLIVFNMNIIFMVLPLAIRLRHRPCFLAFVYTAIVGMLKSYPSAGDSALYLGLLGLFANELAEMQFTFFLFFGYIGVSLLSPVMHNLWIWRGTGNANFYFATGLAYTCLQTVLVVETVSSMIKHDRKLRLLIRT